A genome region from Nicotiana tabacum cultivar K326 chromosome 13, ASM71507v2, whole genome shotgun sequence includes the following:
- the LOC107772116 gene encoding L10-interacting MYB domain-containing protein-like: protein MDVVKTFLESCIQEISLNGRLGSSLKADLWNKVKLVLEISHGFSVTQKQMKNHYDYLKEKYQAWLPITKKTGNIYDPATNTILMSNSEWDEYIKAHPKAKALKTSPLSFPDLCTKLFEGSTATGIHGWSPSYTYPIGPHIEECMEKLEALEWEEPLYSATVSILCEGESYRKAWMKITEVNKLESWIKATGKKMGIF, encoded by the exons ATGGATGTAGTAAAAACCTTTTTAGAAAGTTGTATTCAAGAAATATCCTTAAACGGGAGACTTGGAAGTAGTTTGAAGGCAGATTTATGGAACAAGGTTAAACTAGTTTTGGAGATTTCTCATGGCTTTAGCGTCACACAAAAGCAGATGAAGAATCATTATGATTATCTAAAAGAAAAGTATCAAGCTTGGTTGCCAATAACTAAAAAGACTGGCAATATTTATGACCCAGCAACCAATACCATTCTAATGTCTAATAGTGAGTGGGATGAGTACATAAAG GCTCATCCAAAAGCAAAGGCATTGAAGACTTCACCTCTATCCTTCCCTGATCTTTGTACAAAACTTTTTGAGGGTTCTACTGCAACAGGAATTCATGGTTGGAGTCCAAGCTATACATATCCTATCGGGCCTCACATTGAGGAATGTATGGAAAAATTAGAAGCACTTGAATGGGAAGAACCACTATACAGTGCAACTGTTAGTATACTTTGTGAAGGTGAAAGCTATAGGAAAGCATGGATGAAAATTACAGAAGTCAACAAATTAGAGAGTTGGATTAAGGCCACGGGGAAAAAAATGGGAATTTTTTGA